A genomic region of Ficedula albicollis isolate OC2 chromosome 12, FicAlb1.5, whole genome shotgun sequence contains the following coding sequences:
- the LHFPL4 gene encoding lipoma HMGIC fusion partner-like 4 protein codes for MPGAAAGTAATGAGSSGAVAAGMLPAQEAAKIYHTNYVRNSRAIGVLWAIFTICFAIINVVVFIQPYWVGDSVNTPKPGYFGLFHYCVGSGLAGRELSCRGAFTDFSTIPSGAFQAAAFFVLLSMVLTLGCITCFALFFFCNTATVYKICAWMQLLAALCLVLGCMIFPDGWDAETIRDMCGEKTGKYSLGDCSVRWAYILAIIGILNALILSFLAFVLGNRQNDLLHEELKTESKDFVGTARI; via the exons ATGCCCGGAGCGGCTGCAGGGACGGCGGCTACAGGAGCAGGCTCGTCAGGAGCGGTAGCAGCGGGgatgctcccagctcaggaggcGGCCAAGATCTACCACACCAACTACGTGCGGAACTCGCGGGCCATCGGCGTGCTCTGGGCCATCTTCACCATCTGCTTCGCCATCATCAACGTGGTGGTCTTCATCCAGCCCTACTGGGTGGGCGACAGCGTTAACACGCCCAAGCCCGGGTACTTCGGGCTGTTCCACTACTGCGTGGGCAGCGGGCTGGCGGGCCGGGAGCTGTCGTGCCGCGGCGCCTTCACCGACTTCAGCACCATCCCCTCGGGCGCCTTTCAGGCGGCCGCGTTCTTCGTGCTGCTCTCCATGGTGCTGACGCTGGGCTGCATCACCTGCTTCGCCCTGTTCTTCTTCTGCAACACCGCCACCGTCTACAAGATCTGCGCCTggatgcagctgctggcag ctctctgcctggtgctgggctgCATGATCTTTCCTGATggctgggatgcagagaccATACGGGACATGTGCGGGGAGAAGACAGGGAAGTACTCCCTGGGCGACTGCTCCGTGCGCTGGGCTTACATCCTGGCCATCATCGGCATCCTTAACGCCCTCATCCTCTCCTTCCTGGCCTTTGTTCTCGGCAACCGGCAGAACGACCTGCTGCACGAGGAGCTCAAGACAGAGAGCAAAG ATTTTGTTGGCACTGCG AGAATATAA